A genome region from Polypterus senegalus isolate Bchr_013 chromosome 7, ASM1683550v1, whole genome shotgun sequence includes the following:
- the LOC120532295 gene encoding anionic trypsin-2-like, producing MDLKIACPLLIALLLGSTGLAVSFRLGISDGDVAQNQDLQFMVSVQEGEKHHCGGFLISDRFVVTAGHCKFRNCSIVYSSHNLRQVKQWQRIKVQKTFRHENYTDKPLHNDIMLLQLAKPVKLNKGVKVAQLPKKRSTLENDAKCRVAGWGMTSHGPTDDLNVVTVKVLNRNKCAHFWKTRNVVITDKMLCTGSFKTEKGFCKGDSGGPLVCDNKAQGIVSFKHESECRYPDLPNVYTSVAAYADWIQAHLRRSTDD from the exons ATGGACCTCAAGATTGCTTGTCCTCTGCTCATCGCCCTTCTCCTCGGCTCCACGGGATTAGCAg TGTCCTTTAGGCTGGGGATCTCAGATGGAGACGTCGCTCAAAACCAAGACCTGCAGTTCATGGTCTCCGTGCAAGAAGGTGAGAAGCATCACTGCGGTGGATTTCTTATAAGCGACCGTTTTGTGGTGACAGCAGGCCACTGCAAGTTCAG gaACTGCTCCATTGTTTATAGCTCTCATAATCTACGTCAAGTGAAACAATGGCAGAGGATCAAAGTGCAGAAGACGTTCAGGCATGAAAATTACACCGATAAGCCTCTACACAACGACATCATGCTCCTGCAG CTTGCAAAGCCTGTTAAACTGAACAAAGGTGTGAAAGTAGCTCAGCTGCCGAAGAAAAGAAGCACCCTGGAGAACGATGCCAAGTGTCGAGTGGCAGGATGGGGCATGACGAGCCACGGACCCACAGACGACTTGAATGTTGTGACGGTGAAAGTGCTTAACAGGAACAAATGTGCCCACTTCTGGAAAACTCGGAATGTTGTCATCACAGACAAAATGCTGTGCACTGGGAGCTTCAAAACTGAAAAAGGCTTTTGCAAG gggGACTCCGGAGGTCCTTTAGTGTGTGACAACAAGGCACAAGGAATTGTTTCTTTTAAGCATGAAAGTGAATGCCGTTATCCAGATCTTCCCAATGTCTACACGAGTGTAGCGGCATATGCAGACTGGATCCAAGCCCATCTAAGACGCTCTACTGATGATTAA